The Hippoglossus hippoglossus isolate fHipHip1 chromosome 21, fHipHip1.pri, whole genome shotgun sequence genome contains a region encoding:
- the pdk1 gene encoding pyruvate dehydrogenase (acetyl-transferring) kinase isozyme 1, mitochondrial, with translation MRILRFLRSSLSTGKDIDYYSKFSPSPLSIKQFLDFGSENACEKTSFIFLRHELPVRLANIMKEINLLPDNLLRTPSVRLVQSWYMQSLQEIIEFKERNTDDDKVGYDFTDAVIKIRNRHNDVIPTMAQGVVEYKETYGTDPVVSQNVQYFLDRFYMSRISIRMLLNQHTLLFGGKVKVNPAHPKQIGSIDPHCRVSEVVRDAYENARNLCDRYYMNSPELKLEESNVKERDNPITVVYVPSHLYHMVFELFKNAMRATMELYGDSMECPPIHAHIALGTEDLTVKVSDRGGGVPLRKIDRLFTYTYSTAPRPNFDGSHAAPLAGYGYGLPISRLYARYFQGDLKLYSLEGYGTDAVIYFRALSTESIERLPVYNKSAWKHYKTIHEADDWCIPSKEPKDMTTFRSF, from the exons ATGAGGATCTTAAGGTTCCTGAGGAGCAGCCTGTCCACAGGGAAGGACATCGACTATTACTCCAAATTCTCACCGTCCCCTCTCTCCATTAAGCAATTTCTGGATTTTG GTTCAGAGAATGCATGTGAGAAAACATCGTTCATCTTCCTCAGACATGAGTTGCCTGTGAGGTTGGCAAACATCATGAAAGAAATCAACTTGCTGCCAGACAACTTGTTAAGGACCCCATCAGTCCGGTTGGTTCAGAGCTG GTACATGCAGAGTCTACAGGAGATTATTGAgttcaaagaaagaaatacagatgATGACAAAGTTGGGTATGA TTTCACAGACGCTGTGATAAAAATCCGAAACCGACACAACGATGTCATTCCCACCATGGCTCAGGGAGTCGTGGAATACAAAGAGACGTACGGCACAGACCCGGTCGTCAGCCAGAATGTTCAGTACTTCCTGGATCGTTTCTACATGAGTCGGATATCCATCCGGATGCTGCTCAACCAGCACA CGCTCCTCTTTGGTGGGAAGGTGAAGGTGAACCCGGCTCATCCCAAACAGATCGGCAGTATTGATCCGCACTGTCGTGTCAGTGAGGTGGTCAGAG ACGCCTACGAAAACGCACGGAATCTTTGTGACCGGTATTACATGAACTCTCctgagctgaagctggaggaaTCCAATG TCAAAGAGCGGGACAACCCCATCACTGTGGTCTACGTTCCATCTCATCTCTATCACATGGTGTTCGAACTTTTTAAG AACGCCATGCGGGCCACCATGGAGTTATATGGGGACTCCATGGAGTGTCCTCCCATCCACGCACACATCGCTCTGGGAACTGAGGATCTGACGGTCAAG GTGAGCGATCGCGGAGGAGGTGTGCCTTTGCGGAAGATTGACAGGCTGTTCACCTACACGTACTCCACCGCTCCTCGGCCGAACTTCGACGGATCACACGCCGCTCCTCTG GCTGGTTACGGTTACGGCCTCCCCATCTCTCGACTGTACGCTCGCTACTTTCAAGGGGACCTGAAGCTGTACTCTCTGGAGGGTTATGGAACTGATGCTGTGATCTACTTTCGg GCACTCTCCACAGAGTCCATTGAGAGGCTGCCCGTGTACAACAAGTCGGCATGGAAACACTACAAGACCATCCACGAGGCCGACGACTGGTGCATCCCGAGCAAAGAGCCCAAGGACATGACCACGTTTCGTAGTTTCTAA
- the nup62l gene encoding nucleoporin 62 like has translation MSGGFSFGPPTGGFAFGAQKPTAAAAPGPGFGMPSSTPVAPGGGFTFGTPAQPNANSAGGFSFGTPAKSTAAVGVGFPFGTPTPNAFGLGATPQPTATAQAPGMTLGSAAAPVSMQGFNMAGAMSAQTTAAPPAGGGFSFGTAPQAQPQLAAPAPAQAAPAQAAAAAAAAAAAAAAAAASGGLSFGNFSFGATKVQATAAAPTLPTGGGFGFGTSAPSNLTMGMQPQPVSTTAAPTPQGGAFGFGIKPSSTPAPPALTQPAPAVGPTLFSMPFTTVAASAPAAAAPAAGFMQSAAPTSAASTAPAITTAASGGMSFMLKPLGAATATLAAAPASTAAATTGAAVAFSLGLKPASGISTITATTLTTTTAPPVMSYAQLEGLINKWSLELEDQERHFLQQATQVNAWDRMLVENGEKITSLHKEMEKVKLDQRRLNQELDFILSQQKELEDVLCPLEESVKEQSGTIYMQNADEERERTYKLAENVDAQLKRMSQDLKEIIEHLNTSSGPADTSDPLQQICKILNAHMDSLQWIDQNSVLLHRRVEEVSKLCDNQRKEQEKTFRLTFD, from the exons ATGAGCGGAGGGTTTAGCTTCGGGCCGCCCACTGGAGGCTTCGCTTTCGGGGCTCAGAAGCCCACAGCTGCCGCCGCCCCCGGTCCGGGCTTCGGGATGCCAAGCTCCACACCTGTAGCCCCTGGAGGGGGCTTCACCTTCGGCACCCCCGCCCAGCCCAACGCCAACAGTGCCGGCGGTTTTAGTTTCGGCACCCCAGCAAAGAGCACAGCGGCCGTGGGTGTAGGATTTCCTTTTGGGACCCCCACCCCCAACGCGTTTGGTCTCGGCGCGACTCCTCAACCCACAGCCACAGCGCAAGCACCGGGGATGACCCTAGGCTCCGCGGCAGCTCCAGTTTCGATGCAAGGGTTCAATATGGCCGGCGCGATGTCCGCACAGACCACCGCTGCCCCCCCAGCAGGAGGCGGCTTCTCCTTCGGGACTGCTCCTCAGGCTCAACCCCAACTTGCTGCACCAGCTCCAGCCCAAGCAGCTCCAGcccaagcagcagcagcagcagccgcagccgccgccgctgcagctgcagcagcagcatcaggtgGCCTCTCGTTTGGAAACTTCAGCTTTGGAGCTACAAAGGTCCAGGCGACCGCAGCAGCCCCCACTCTCCCCACAGGAGGAGGCTTCGGCTTTGGCACCAGTGCTCCCTCCAACCTCACCATGGGCATGCAGCCCCAGCCAGTCTCCACCACTGCAGCCCCAACACCTCAGGGTGGAGCGTTTGGCTTTGGGATCAAACCTTCATCAaccccagctcctcctgcttTAACACAGCCAGCCCCAGCCGTAGGTCCCACTCTCTTTTCAATGCCCTTCACTACAGTTGCTgcttctgctcctgctgctgctgcaccagcaGCTGGCTTTATGCAGAGTGCAGCTCCAACTTCAGCAGCAAGCACCGCTCCTGCAATAACCACAGCAGCTAGTGGAGGTATGTCTTTTATGCTCAAACCTCTGGGGGCAGCTACTGCCACCTTGGCCGCTGCTCCTGCCTCTACTGCAGCTGCCACAACAGGTGCTGCAGTAGCCTTTAGCCTGGGACTCAAACCTGCATCTGGCATAAGCACCATAACAGCCACAACACTCACCACAACCACAGCTCCTCCGGTGATGAGCTACGCCCAACTGGAGGGTCTCATTAACAAGTGGAGTCTCGAACTAGAGGACCAAGAGAGACATTTCTTACAGCAGGCCACTCAGGTGAACGCCTGGGACCGAATGCTTGTGGAGAACGGGGAGAAGATCACATCCCTgcacaaggagatggagaaggtAAAGCTTGACCAGAGGAGGCTGAACCAGGAACTGGATTTCATCCTGTCCCagcagaaggagctggaggacgtgCTGTGCCCACTCGAGGAGTCTGTGAAAGAGCAGAGCGGAACCATCTATATGCAGAACGCCGACGAGGAGCGCGAAAGAACGTACAAGCTCGCAGAGAACGTGGACGCCCAGCTGAAGAGGATGTCGCAGGACCTGAAGGAGATCATCGAGCACCTCAACACATCCAGCGGCCCTGCAGACACCAGTGATCCA cTTCAGCAGATCTGTAAAATTCTCAACGCCCACATGGATTCTCTTCAGTGGATCGATCAGAATTCGGTGCTCCTGCACAGACGAGTGGAGGAAGTGTCCAAACTGTGCGATAACCAGCgcaaggagcaggagaaaaccTTTCGTTTAACGTTTGACTGA